A section of the Veillonella criceti genome encodes:
- the cobU gene encoding bifunctional adenosylcobinamide kinase/adenosylcobinamide-phosphate guanylyltransferase, producing the protein MINNKSKIILCTGGARSGKSEFAEQLVLSLSGSKGYVATSQIFDDEMEDRVAKHKERRGSVWHNYEIPFDLSASWPKVLEQCDIILVDCLTMYATNTMLKAEPHTQAVCNEIANALVEELKHILVQSREANKTVVFVTNELGLGIVPENRLARFFRDIAGLVNQAVAKEADEVYFTISGITTELKSKEVHI; encoded by the coding sequence ATGATAAATAATAAGAGTAAAATTATACTTTGCACAGGAGGCGCTCGTAGTGGTAAAAGCGAGTTTGCTGAACAATTAGTATTATCCTTATCAGGCAGTAAAGGATATGTAGCAACGAGTCAAATTTTTGACGATGAAATGGAAGATCGAGTAGCTAAGCACAAAGAACGTCGTGGTTCGGTGTGGCATAATTATGAAATTCCTTTCGATTTATCCGCTTCATGGCCAAAGGTTTTAGAACAATGCGACATTATCTTGGTGGATTGCCTAACTATGTATGCCACCAATACTATGCTAAAAGCAGAACCACACACACAAGCGGTGTGTAATGAAATAGCCAATGCTTTAGTGGAAGAACTAAAACACATTTTAGTCCAAAGTCGTGAAGCTAATAAAACGGTTGTATTTGTAACTAATGAGTTAGGTTTAGGGATTGTTCCAGAAAATCGGTTAGCTCGTTTTTTCCGTGATATAGCAGGGTTAGTTAATCAAGCGGTAGCTAAAGAGGCTGATGAAGTATATTTTACAATTAGTGGCATTACAACAGAACTAAAATCCAAGGAGGTTCACATATAA
- a CDS encoding cob(I)yrinic acid a,c-diamide adenosyltransferase encodes MNAKVYTKTGDKGSTSLYTGERLSKASLRVEAYGTIDELQAVLGVARAFSEHDDIQQVIYGIQKELWQLMADVASLGQEPTITDAHIENLEKIIDSYDAKMEPLTKFIVPGDKKSSALLHQCRTVTRRAERALLRAAESGEAIHEVNIRYLNRLSDCCYMLARAEFEL; translated from the coding sequence ATGAACGCAAAGGTATATACTAAAACAGGTGATAAAGGCTCTACTTCTTTATATACAGGCGAGCGCCTTTCTAAGGCATCCCTTCGTGTAGAAGCTTATGGTACTATTGATGAATTACAAGCTGTACTTGGCGTAGCTCGTGCTTTCTCTGAACATGATGACATACAACAAGTTATTTATGGAATTCAGAAAGAATTATGGCAATTGATGGCTGATGTAGCAAGTTTAGGCCAAGAACCTACTATTACAGATGCTCATATTGAAAACCTTGAAAAAATTATTGATAGCTATGATGCTAAAATGGAACCACTGACTAAATTCATCGTGCCTGGTGATAAAAAAAGTTCCGCTTTATTGCATCAATGTCGTACGGTAACACGTCGTGCTGAACGGGCTTTATTGCGTGCGGCTGAATCAGGTGAAGCGATTCACGAAGTTAACATTCGCTACTTAAATCGTTTATCTGATTGTTGCTACATGCTAGCTCGTGCTGAGTTTGAACTATAA
- the ndk gene encoding nucleoside-diphosphate kinase, giving the protein MEHTLVLVKPDGVKKKLCGEILARYERKGLTISALKLMQVPCELAAEHYAEHKEKPFFQELIDFITSGPVLAMVLSGENAVAAVRQLNGATDPLKANPGSIRGDYGLAINENVVHASDAVDTAKREVALWFPEF; this is encoded by the coding sequence ATGGAACACACGTTAGTACTCGTAAAACCAGATGGCGTAAAAAAGAAACTTTGTGGTGAAATTTTAGCTCGATATGAGCGCAAAGGCTTAACAATTAGTGCTCTAAAATTAATGCAAGTACCGTGTGAGTTAGCGGCTGAACATTATGCAGAACATAAAGAAAAACCATTTTTCCAAGAATTAATTGATTTCATTACATCTGGTCCTGTTCTTGCCATGGTATTAAGTGGTGAAAACGCAGTGGCTGCTGTACGTCAATTAAATGGTGCTACAGATCCATTAAAAGCAAATCCTGGGTCGATTCGTGGTGACTATGGGTTAGCAATTAATGAAAATGTAGTGCATGCATCGGATGCGGTAGACACAGCAAAACGTGAAGTCGCTTTATGGTTCCCAGAATTTTAA
- the htpX gene encoding zinc metalloprotease HtpX yields the protein MNNVKTAVLLALMTGLLMVIGQLVAGKTGLLTMFIFSMGMNLFSYWNSDKIVLSMYNARQVSATDNPDLYNMVASLAKRGNLPMPKVYIIDSKVPNAFATGRNPEHGAVAVTTGIMELLTDDEIEGVLAHELTHIKHRDTLISTIAASIAGVITMIANMMQFFAIFGRSDDREGGNPIAMLATIILAPIAAALIQMAISRSREYLADEGGAEMSGKPLSLASALGKIDYYSKYGALPTSESQVGTTAHMFIINPLSNVKDFTSSLFSTHPSTTSRIEKLKELAARMR from the coding sequence ATGAATAATGTAAAGACAGCTGTTTTACTGGCATTGATGACTGGTTTATTAATGGTAATTGGACAGTTAGTCGCGGGCAAGACTGGTCTTCTAACGATGTTTATTTTTTCTATGGGGATGAACTTGTTCAGTTATTGGAATAGTGATAAGATTGTCCTCAGCATGTACAATGCCCGCCAAGTATCTGCGACGGACAATCCTGATTTGTACAATATGGTAGCTAGCTTAGCCAAGCGTGGTAATTTACCAATGCCAAAGGTGTATATTATCGATTCTAAAGTACCTAATGCTTTTGCTACTGGCCGTAACCCAGAACATGGGGCTGTAGCGGTAACAACAGGCATTATGGAGTTATTAACAGATGATGAGATTGAAGGGGTATTAGCTCACGAGTTAACCCATATTAAACATCGTGATACATTGATTAGTACCATTGCTGCTAGTATTGCTGGGGTTATTACGATGATTGCTAATATGATGCAGTTCTTTGCCATTTTTGGTCGTAGTGATGACCGTGAAGGTGGTAATCCAATTGCTATGTTAGCAACTATCATTTTAGCACCGATTGCCGCTGCGTTAATTCAAATGGCGATTTCACGTTCACGTGAATATTTAGCGGATGAAGGTGGCGCTGAAATGAGTGGTAAACCTTTATCCTTAGCATCGGCCCTTGGAAAAATCGATTATTATTCCAAGTATGGAGCGTTGCCAACTAGTGAATCACAAGTAGGCACAACAGCTCATATGTTTATTATTAATCCTTTAAGTAATGTAAAGGACTTTACGAGCTCTTTATTTAGTACGCATCCAAGTACAACATCTCGTATTGAAAAATTAAAAGAATTAGCTGCGCGCATGCGCTAG
- the thrB gene encoding homoserine kinase: MNPIVVKVPATSANCGPGFDSLGLALELYNTFTFMPDETATCNTYTFDGFDAELLAKEDQANNLVGYAMQQVFAKVAVSPIYGTIHSEAAIPPSRGLGSSSTAIVAGLLLANATLATPLSKHELLLLANEIEGHPDNVAPALLGNLVCAVNHEQGLLYTTVTLPDELVFAVVVPDVIVSTEYARSVLPKAIAHKEAVANVSHATLFVTALLQHKLDYLRIALEDYLHVPYRKSLIPYCDDVFKVALEQGAYGATISGSGSTLIAYCSRQSVNQVKEAMAEIFVQNNIACHAYIVEADTVGASYINCQK, translated from the coding sequence ATGAATCCAATTGTTGTAAAAGTGCCTGCTACTAGTGCCAATTGTGGACCTGGATTTGATTCATTAGGCCTAGCGTTAGAGTTATACAATACATTTACCTTTATGCCTGATGAAACAGCGACATGTAATACTTATACTTTTGACGGCTTTGATGCAGAATTATTAGCCAAGGAAGATCAAGCTAATAATCTAGTTGGTTATGCTATGCAACAAGTTTTTGCTAAAGTTGCAGTAAGTCCTATATATGGCACTATTCATAGCGAGGCTGCTATTCCTCCATCTCGTGGGTTAGGCAGTAGTTCTACAGCAATTGTAGCAGGTCTTTTATTAGCCAATGCGACTCTAGCCACGCCTTTGAGTAAACATGAGTTACTTCTACTTGCTAATGAGATTGAAGGACATCCTGATAATGTAGCGCCTGCGTTACTTGGTAATTTAGTTTGTGCTGTTAATCATGAACAGGGTTTATTGTATACGACAGTAACGTTGCCAGATGAGTTAGTTTTTGCTGTAGTGGTACCGGACGTAATCGTGTCTACCGAATATGCTCGCAGTGTATTACCAAAGGCAATTGCTCATAAAGAAGCGGTAGCCAATGTGAGCCATGCTACCTTATTTGTTACGGCTTTATTACAACATAAGTTAGACTATTTGCGCATAGCTCTTGAAGATTATTTACATGTGCCTTATCGTAAATCGCTAATCCCTTATTGTGATGATGTATTTAAAGTAGCACTCGAACAGGGGGCCTATGGCGCTACTATTAGTGGCTCTGGCTCTACTTTAATTGCTTATTGTTCTAGACAATCAGTAAACCAAGTAAAGGAAGCTATGGCAGAGATATTTGTTCAAAATAACATTGCTTGTCATGCTTATATAGTAGAAGCAGATACGGTGGGTGCTAGCTACATAAATTGCCAAAAGTAG
- a CDS encoding homoserine dehydrogenase, producing the protein MESIKVALLGFGTVGQGTFELLVKNGDLIANRVGAPLQVTKIYVRNKAKYSHIALPEGTQFVESVEDVFTDPTIQVVVEVMGGTTFARECVEKALTLGKSVVTANKDLLAEAGPFLLDLAAKHKVDLRYEASVLGGIPIIRTLYESLAGNRITEIVGILNGTTNFILSNMTEKGAGYQEVLAEAQALGYAEADPTADVEGLDAARKLAILSSIAFNRRIFFEDVSVEGITKIDATDIAFGKEFGYTIKLLGIAKETKKGLSLNVHPSFISSDHPLASVRGSYNALYVKGNGIDDAMFYGRGAGSLPTGSSIVGDVMEVAKNIRTHHLGALQPFYFSEKNLYASGKIESSYYIRILVDNSTGVLAKVATKLAEQRISVQAVTQRNESETTSTIAIVTSSCPRSYIVNVINAFNNLRVVREVGSVIPIMAD; encoded by the coding sequence ATGGAATCAATTAAAGTAGCGCTACTGGGTTTTGGTACAGTAGGTCAAGGAACTTTTGAATTACTTGTAAAAAATGGCGATTTAATTGCTAATCGAGTGGGTGCGCCACTTCAAGTGACTAAGATTTATGTTCGTAATAAAGCAAAATATAGTCATATAGCTTTACCGGAAGGTACACAATTTGTAGAATCTGTAGAAGATGTATTTACAGATCCCACGATTCAAGTTGTTGTTGAAGTTATGGGGGGCACAACCTTTGCTCGTGAATGTGTAGAAAAAGCATTAACCTTAGGGAAAAGTGTGGTTACGGCTAACAAGGATTTATTGGCGGAAGCTGGGCCATTCTTATTGGATTTAGCGGCCAAACATAAAGTTGATTTGCGATATGAAGCGAGTGTGCTTGGTGGAATTCCAATTATCCGTACACTGTATGAATCCTTAGCGGGCAATCGGATTACAGAAATTGTCGGCATTTTAAATGGTACAACTAATTTTATATTATCTAATATGACGGAAAAAGGGGCCGGTTATCAAGAAGTGTTGGCTGAAGCGCAAGCTTTAGGCTATGCTGAGGCTGATCCTACGGCAGATGTAGAAGGATTAGATGCAGCACGTAAACTGGCCATTTTATCTTCTATTGCCTTTAATCGTCGTATTTTCTTCGAAGATGTATCGGTTGAAGGGATTACCAAAATTGATGCGACCGACATTGCTTTTGGCAAGGAATTTGGATATACCATTAAATTATTAGGGATTGCTAAGGAGACAAAAAAAGGGTTGTCTTTAAATGTGCATCCATCCTTTATTTCAAGCGATCATCCATTGGCATCTGTTCGTGGTTCATATAATGCATTATATGTAAAAGGCAATGGTATTGACGATGCTATGTTCTACGGCCGTGGGGCAGGAAGTTTGCCAACGGGGAGTTCCATCGTAGGCGATGTTATGGAAGTAGCTAAAAATATTCGAACCCATCATTTGGGGGCTTTACAACCATTCTATTTCTCAGAAAAAAACTTATATGCTTCTGGTAAAATTGAATCATCTTACTATATTCGAATTCTAGTAGATAATTCCACTGGTGTTCTTGCTAAAGTAGCCACAAAGCTTGCTGAACAACGTATTTCCGTGCAAGCCGTTACCCAACGTAACGAAAGTGAAACGACATCTACGATTGCCATTGTAACTTCTTCCTGTCCTCGCTCTTACATTGTAAATGTAATCAATGCCTTTAATAATCTACGCGTTGTCCGAGAAGTGGGGAGCGTTATCCCTATTATGGCGGATTAG
- a CDS encoding ACT domain-containing protein, protein MAKLKKDKFYLVQEDILPEAIKKTIKVKEILKLGEAKTINEAVERMDLSRSAYYKYKDYVFPFYEIAQGKIVSITISMSNEAGMLSSILRTIAESNGSILTINQDIPLQGIANVTIAFETKDLSTSLEECLNNIRSIRGILRVEILGQA, encoded by the coding sequence TTGGCTAAGTTAAAAAAAGACAAATTTTATTTGGTACAAGAAGATATTCTTCCAGAAGCGATTAAAAAAACGATTAAAGTAAAAGAAATTTTAAAATTAGGGGAAGCTAAAACAATTAACGAAGCAGTAGAACGTATGGATTTAAGTCGTTCGGCTTATTATAAGTATAAAGATTATGTATTCCCATTTTATGAAATTGCTCAAGGTAAGATTGTATCTATTACTATCTCCATGTCCAATGAAGCTGGTATGTTATCTAGTATTTTACGGACCATTGCGGAAAGTAATGGTAGTATCTTGACTATCAATCAAGATATTCCACTTCAAGGAATTGCGAATGTAACAATTGCTTTTGAAACTAAAGATTTGTCTACATCGTTAGAAGAATGTTTAAATAATATTCGTTCTATTCGTGGGATTTTACGTGTAGAAATTTTAGGTCAAGCATAA
- a CDS encoding lysylphosphatidylglycerol synthase transmembrane domain-containing protein codes for MNKVVKRGLFLGLVLVIISGLTIYFTIDLAALATLETFNISSLLLALLALAVGMYFDGLRLQRLVHIGGYDLPIIAILRVIFGNYFMAMLTPGASGGAVAQVLILKSYGVPVMKGAPIVLIRTVFSILFLIVMLPVIFLHSSITIPYISREALLEISLFLVICTIVGLYVLRTNLMKRFVYLMAERVKKGNPKAWLAKLTELNEGFSLLYAKPFQSLLVFIESGLSLLALYAIAPALMCAFTWDIPIVEILSRMILLNLILYFAPTPGGTGVAEGLFIYLFTSFLPVGTVGIVAVGWRVVAEYLPFFIGMYSVFTLYGRQFVAGATAAEGENGGKNIG; via the coding sequence ATGAATAAAGTTGTAAAACGGGGGCTTTTCTTAGGTTTAGTGTTGGTCATAATCTCAGGGCTTACCATTTACTTTACGATTGATTTAGCGGCTTTAGCAACATTGGAAACTTTTAATATTAGTTCTTTATTATTAGCATTATTAGCCTTAGCTGTGGGAATGTATTTTGACGGGTTACGGTTACAACGGCTCGTTCACATTGGTGGGTATGATTTGCCAATTATAGCTATTTTGCGTGTTATCTTTGGTAACTACTTTATGGCCATGTTGACGCCTGGTGCTAGTGGTGGTGCAGTTGCTCAAGTACTCATTCTTAAAAGTTATGGTGTGCCTGTTATGAAAGGGGCTCCCATTGTACTAATTCGTACTGTATTTTCTATTTTATTTTTAATTGTAATGTTGCCTGTTATTTTTTTACATAGCTCCATTACAATTCCTTATATTAGTCGTGAAGCATTGCTAGAAATTTCACTATTTTTGGTTATTTGCACTATTGTTGGTCTATATGTGCTGCGAACTAATTTAATGAAACGGTTTGTCTATCTTATGGCTGAGCGGGTAAAAAAAGGAAACCCTAAGGCGTGGTTAGCTAAGCTAACGGAGCTAAATGAGGGGTTTTCATTATTATATGCTAAACCATTTCAGTCATTATTGGTATTCATAGAATCTGGTTTAAGCTTGTTAGCATTATATGCTATTGCGCCAGCTCTTATGTGTGCCTTTACTTGGGATATACCGATTGTGGAAATCCTCAGTCGTATGATATTGTTAAATTTAATTTTGTATTTTGCGCCTACACCAGGTGGTACAGGCGTAGCAGAGGGATTATTTATTTATTTGTTTACTTCATTCTTGCCGGTAGGGACTGTTGGCATCGTGGCGGTTGGTTGGCGTGTGGTAGCTGAATATTTACCATTTTTTATTGGTATGTATTCCGTCTTTACATTATACGGCCGTCAATTTGTTGCTGGCGCGACGGCAGCTGAAGGAGAAAATGGAGGTAAGAACATTGGCTAA
- a CDS encoding ChbG/HpnK family deacetylase, whose product MIRLIVNADDFGLHEAVNEGIIKGHTEGIITSTSLLANGDAFDQAVTLAKATPQLGIGVHTALVGGLKPLCAEEEVPTLLENGRFLMSYPEFVKKAMMGQINFEEVYKELDKQFEKVVSSGLPITHADGHQHLHVLPQITPIMVTLLRRYGIKKMRIPAEDRFFRNGINQWGRFAGKVGLAEVADKAYTLSSKMKIWSPRYFWGMMAGGQLTEERLMEILQRVATTRGSHEIMTHPGNNDRILNALYPWNYHWEGELAAMCAEPVKQFIQFHQIQLVNYGECE is encoded by the coding sequence ATGATTCGATTAATAGTTAATGCCGACGATTTTGGCTTACATGAAGCTGTCAACGAAGGTATCATTAAGGGGCATACTGAGGGGATTATTACAAGTACATCCTTACTAGCTAATGGCGATGCTTTTGATCAAGCTGTTACGCTTGCTAAAGCAACACCTCAATTAGGTATTGGTGTACATACAGCCTTAGTAGGTGGTTTAAAACCTCTCTGTGCCGAAGAGGAAGTACCAACCTTATTAGAAAACGGGCGCTTTCTCATGTCCTATCCTGAATTTGTAAAAAAAGCCATGATGGGGCAAATTAATTTTGAAGAAGTGTATAAAGAATTGGACAAACAATTTGAAAAAGTTGTTTCCTCTGGTTTACCGATTACGCATGCAGATGGTCATCAACATCTTCATGTATTACCACAAATTACACCAATTATGGTTACTTTATTACGTCGTTATGGTATTAAAAAAATGAGAATTCCCGCTGAGGACCGTTTTTTCCGTAATGGCATTAATCAGTGGGGGCGATTTGCTGGTAAAGTCGGGTTAGCAGAAGTAGCGGATAAGGCGTATACGTTATCGAGTAAAATGAAGATATGGTCTCCTCGTTACTTTTGGGGTATGATGGCTGGTGGTCAGTTGACGGAAGAACGATTAATGGAAATTCTTCAGCGCGTAGCTACTACTAGAGGCAGTCATGAAATTATGACACATCCAGGTAATAATGACAGAATTCTTAATGCGTTATATCCTTGGAATTACCATTGGGAAGGCGAATTGGCCGCAATGTGTGCAGAACCAGTAAAACAATTTATTCAGTTCCACCAGATTCAGCTAGTTAATTATGGTGAGTGTGAATGA
- the larC gene encoding nickel insertion protein: protein METDLIQIEANIDNMNPEFYGPLLDVLLQAGANDAWLTPIIMKKGRPAILLSVLGATNQLNELSDIIFQNTTTIGFRYYPVNRVICDREFSELTYEGHVIHIKRAYHKGRLVNTSLEYEDLYKASKALQISLKELQQRIWHQLQQDM, encoded by the coding sequence ATGGAGACAGATTTAATACAAATTGAGGCTAATATCGATAATATGAATCCAGAATTTTATGGTCCGTTACTTGATGTATTACTCCAAGCTGGCGCTAATGATGCGTGGTTAACACCTATTATTATGAAAAAGGGCCGACCGGCTATTTTACTTAGCGTATTAGGGGCTACGAATCAACTGAATGAGCTTAGTGATATTATTTTTCAAAATACAACGACCATAGGGTTTCGATATTATCCTGTAAATCGTGTTATTTGTGATCGAGAATTTAGTGAATTAACTTATGAAGGTCATGTTATTCACATCAAGCGCGCTTATCATAAAGGACGCCTAGTTAATACCTCTTTGGAGTATGAAGATCTGTATAAGGCTTCAAAAGCATTACAAATTTCATTAAAGGAGTTACAACAACGTATTTGGCATCAATTACAACAAGATATGTAG
- the larB gene encoding nickel pincer cofactor biosynthesis protein LarB: protein MNKSVSELLEAYKAGHISLAACEQAINDIVSHEIRDERTVSTLQEAVIDLDRAKRQGFPEVVYCEGKTDEQCITIFKELNLHYGTYMGTRGRQSIYEALLPFIPDLQYDATSRILYRRSDWSLQNEDRSIAVVTAGTSDIPIAEEAALTAELMGNEVKRIYDVGVAGIHRLFHRLSDIQAANVVIVVAGMEGALASVVGGLVTKPIIAVPTSVGYGANFKGLAALLSMLNSCAAGVGVVNIDNGFGAGRLAHVINSQR, encoded by the coding sequence ATGAATAAATCGGTTAGTGAATTATTAGAGGCCTATAAGGCAGGACATATATCATTAGCAGCTTGTGAACAAGCTATTAATGATATTGTAAGTCATGAAATTCGTGACGAACGTACAGTATCTACATTGCAAGAGGCAGTTATTGATTTAGACAGGGCTAAGCGACAAGGATTTCCTGAAGTTGTATATTGTGAAGGTAAAACAGATGAACAGTGTATTACAATATTTAAGGAATTGAATTTACATTATGGTACTTATATGGGCACTCGTGGTCGCCAAAGTATTTATGAGGCATTGTTGCCATTCATTCCTGATTTACAATATGATGCAACTAGTCGTATTTTATATCGACGTAGTGATTGGTCCTTACAAAATGAAGACCGTTCAATTGCTGTTGTGACAGCAGGGACAAGTGATATTCCTATTGCGGAAGAAGCTGCTTTAACAGCTGAACTAATGGGGAATGAAGTAAAGCGTATTTACGATGTAGGGGTAGCTGGTATTCACCGGCTATTTCATCGTTTAAGCGATATTCAGGCTGCTAACGTGGTCATTGTCGTAGCTGGTATGGAAGGAGCCTTAGCGAGTGTAGTCGGTGGCCTTGTAACTAAGCCGATTATTGCTGTACCGACTAGTGTGGGCTATGGTGCAAATTTTAAGGGACTAGCTGCGTTATTATCTATGCTTAATTCTTGTGCAGCTGGTGTCGGTGTCGTTAACATTGATAATGGCTTTGGAGCTGGTCGATTGGCCCATGTGATTAATAGTCAGCGGTAA
- a CDS encoding TrmH family RNA methyltransferase: MELITSKENKTLKYAQSLQRKKYRKQYGEYLAEGVRTVADMVPTGLVSTIFISDCHNETSDAYAVAMKAAHMGAIVYQVKDSVLKSLESTVHGQGLIGIVKKQAYKLTDATFDVGLYILLDAVQDPGNLGTIIRTAVAAGANGLFLTKGSVDPYNEKTVRSTMSAITKLPIYENVAVETVLPLLQANNVSVYATALDEAKPIQNVDFAPATLVLLGNEANGLSDPWFDIAHERITIPMYGPIESLNLAVASALCMYAVRESWLKNE; this comes from the coding sequence ATGGAACTTATTACATCCAAAGAAAATAAGACATTAAAATATGCGCAGTCCTTGCAGCGAAAGAAATATCGCAAACAGTATGGTGAATATTTAGCGGAAGGGGTACGAACGGTGGCTGATATGGTACCTACTGGTTTGGTATCAACTATATTCATCAGTGATTGTCATAATGAGACGAGCGATGCTTATGCAGTGGCCATGAAAGCAGCGCATATGGGGGCTATAGTATATCAAGTAAAGGACTCTGTATTAAAATCTTTAGAGAGTACTGTTCATGGACAAGGTCTGATAGGTATCGTAAAGAAGCAAGCGTATAAGCTTACTGATGCTACTTTTGACGTTGGTCTTTACATCCTGCTTGATGCTGTACAAGATCCAGGTAATTTAGGAACTATTATTCGGACGGCAGTAGCTGCTGGTGCTAACGGGTTGTTTTTAACCAAAGGGAGTGTAGATCCTTATAATGAAAAAACTGTACGCAGTACCATGAGTGCTATTACTAAATTGCCAATTTATGAGAATGTAGCTGTTGAAACTGTACTACCTCTATTACAAGCAAACAATGTCTCTGTGTATGCCACCGCACTAGATGAGGCCAAACCAATTCAAAATGTTGATTTTGCACCAGCCACTTTAGTGTTATTGGGCAATGAAGCGAATGGATTAAGTGACCCTTGGTTTGACATTGCCCATGAGCGGATTACAATTCCTATGTATGGGCCTATCGAATCTTTGAATTTAGCAGTAGCCAGTGCTTTATGCATGTATGCGGTGAGAGAGAGTTGGTTAAAGAATGAATAA